A section of the Malania oleifera isolate guangnan ecotype guangnan chromosome 2, ASM2987363v1, whole genome shotgun sequence genome encodes:
- the LOC131148039 gene encoding zinc finger protein 10-like, with product MDKGAYHEMWKKSPSPPGKHSCKSHHHHFNTWEERAFEEDAAGPFGAFIWPPRSYCCSFCRREFRSAQALGGHMNVHRRDRARLRQFPLAGPDTDPQPPHNHDHHQVLHPHNLQCHTPSKSSLMGVVDCTDQVIESLVYNKPTNPSAPRVVASPVVLFSPPARVSPTPSDIHHQKKNKSFCIVQEQPSWSDLVFTTRTSSSSISSDLKTERGENNSSKKKSMVLVQNGTKDSVHYPNLSVSLDFAAGKEEAAAVRIKRQRPEEDEALLPLLLETNSTRHHHHLRPQTIGAMEEYLDLELRLNVR from the coding sequence ATGGACAAAGGAGCATATCATGAGATGTGGAAGAAATCACCATCACCACCAGGCAAACACAGCTGCAAATCTCATCATCACCACTTCAATACATGGGAAGAGAGGGCTTTCGAAGAAGATGCAGCCGGGCCCTTTGGTGCCTTCATATGGCCTCCAAGATCTTATTGCTGCAGCTTCTGCAGAAGAGAATTCAGGTCAGCCCAAGCCTTGGGTGGTCACATGAATGTCCACAGAAGGGACAGAGCTAGGCTCAGGCAGTTCCCCCTGGCTGGTCCTGATACCGATCCTCAGCCTCCCCATAATCATGATCATCATCAAGTTCTTCACCCTCACAACCTTCAATGTCATACTCCAAGCAAAAGTTCATTAATGGGTGTAGTTGATTGCACAGATCAGGTGATTGAAAGCTTGGTTTACAATAAGCCCACTAACCCTAGTGCCCCTAGGGTTGTTGCATCACCTGTGGTACTATTCTCACCACCAGCTAGGGTTTCACCCACACCTAGCGACATTCACCATCAGAAGAAGAATAAGTCTTTTTGTATTGTTCAAGAGCAACCCAGCTGGTCTGATTTGGTGTTCACCACTAGAACTTCTAGCAGCAGCATCTCTTCAGATTTGAAAACAGAAAGAGGAGAGAATAATTCGAGCAAGAAGAAATCAATGGTACTAGTACAGAATGGTACTAAAGATAGTGTTCACTATCCCAATTTGTCTGTGAGCTTGGATTTTGCGGCCGGGAAGGAGGAGGCTGCTGCTGTTAGGATCAAGAGACAGAGACCGGAGGAGGACGAAGCATTGCTACCTTTGCTCCTAGAAACAAATTCGACTCgacatcatcatcatcttcgaCCGCAGACCATTGGCGCAATGGAAGAGTATTTGGACCTTGAGCTTCGGCTAAATGTGAGGTAA